The following are encoded together in the Flavobacterium sp. TR2 genome:
- a CDS encoding DUF4249 domain-containing protein has protein sequence MKKYLFLLLGLIGISCSNDDKIEKSLESKIVVEGWIEEGDFANVLLSTSIPVTDVIDSTNVLNHVIRSAKITVSDGVTSEVLRVKNDKNRIPPFVYFGSTLKGEAGKEYSLKIEYLNRVVEAVTTIPKTVALKNAEYIKRNPTDTTGYVFVKFDDPINEKNYYQIATKIEGEEPIFVPAFYGNLDDKNFETSAVSVQINRGVILFPKTKFTPYFADGDLIHVKLRTQTRESLDFWNSWQNEIVNSQNPIYPANISLKSNIKGGIGIWSGYGQSTIIVSTPPKKEKPI, from the coding sequence ATGAAAAAGTATTTGTTCTTGCTTTTAGGTTTGATTGGAATAAGCTGTTCTAATGACGATAAAATAGAGAAAAGTCTAGAATCTAAAATAGTCGTGGAAGGCTGGATTGAAGAAGGCGATTTTGCGAACGTTTTACTGTCAACCAGTATTCCGGTGACAGATGTGATTGATTCGACAAATGTATTGAATCATGTTATTAGGTCTGCAAAGATTACCGTTTCTGATGGTGTTACATCTGAAGTTTTGAGGGTTAAAAATGATAAAAATAGGATTCCGCCTTTTGTGTATTTTGGTTCGACGTTAAAAGGAGAAGCAGGGAAGGAATATTCGTTGAAAATTGAATATTTGAATCGTGTGGTAGAAGCAGTAACGACTATTCCAAAAACCGTTGCTTTGAAAAATGCAGAATATATAAAAAGAAACCCAACCGATACGACAGGATATGTCTTTGTAAAATTTGATGATCCTATTAATGAGAAAAACTATTATCAGATTGCAACTAAAATTGAAGGTGAAGAGCCGATTTTTGTTCCTGCTTTCTACGGAAATTTAGATGATAAAAATTTTGAAACTTCAGCTGTTTCTGTGCAAATCAACCGAGGCGTGATATTGTTTCCTAAAACTAAGTTTACGCCTTATTTTGCAGATGGAGATTTAATTCATGTAAAATTAAGGACTCAGACAAGAGAATCTTTAGATTTTTGGAACAGCTGGCAGAATGAAATTGTAAACAGCCAGAACCCAATTTATCCGGCCAATATAAGTTTAAAATCGAATATTAAAGGAGGGATAGGAATTTGGTCGGGATACGGGCAGAGTACTATAATTGTAAGTACCCCACCTAAAAAAGAAAAGCCGATTTGA
- a CDS encoding alpha/beta fold hydrolase — protein sequence MLYSKIEGEGKPFIIMHGFLGMSDNWKTLAGQYVEAGFQVHILDLRNHGRSFHSDEWSYEAMVQDVYEYCQANNLTQIDILGHSMGGKVAMLFATTHPEIVDKLIVADIGPRFYKQHHQDILAGLNAVDFSVQPSRSDVEEIVSQYVPDFGTRQFLLKNLYWKEPGQLAFRFNLEAFNNNLDAIGKPLGEELVFVKPTLFIRGGNSGYIQDEDLDEIRQHFPNLKLETIPNAGHWLHAENPKMFFELTTEFLKE from the coding sequence ATGTTATACTCAAAAATAGAAGGAGAGGGAAAGCCATTTATCATCATGCACGGATTTCTAGGAATGTCCGATAATTGGAAAACCCTTGCTGGACAATATGTAGAAGCCGGATTTCAAGTTCATATTTTAGATTTAAGAAACCATGGGCGCAGTTTTCACTCAGACGAATGGAGTTATGAGGCTATGGTTCAGGATGTTTATGAATATTGTCAGGCAAATAATCTAACGCAAATTGATATTTTAGGACATTCAATGGGAGGAAAAGTAGCAATGCTTTTTGCAACGACTCACCCTGAAATTGTTGACAAATTGATTGTAGCAGATATTGGCCCGAGATTTTACAAACAGCATCATCAGGATATTTTAGCAGGATTAAATGCTGTTGATTTTTCAGTACAACCTAGCAGAAGTGATGTAGAAGAAATCGTATCGCAATACGTTCCAGATTTTGGGACGAGACAATTTCTGCTGAAAAATTTATATTGGAAAGAACCGGGGCAGTTGGCTTTCCGATTTAATTTAGAAGCTTTCAACAATAATCTCGATGCAATTGGAAAGCCTTTAGGGGAAGAACTGGTATTTGTTAAGCCAACCTTATTTATACGCGGAGGAAATTCTGGATACATTCAGGACGAAGATCTTGACGAAATCCGTCAGCATTTCCCTAATTTAAAATTGGAAACGATTCCAAATGCGGGGCATTGGCTTCATGCTGAAAATCCAAAAATGTTTTTTGAGTTAACAACTGAATTTTTAAAAGAATAA